The genomic region GAGGAACATGAAAGTGAAGAGGGGACCAAGGCGAAACGCGGGCATTTAGCAAGAATGCGTCAGGAGTTTTTGGTGGCAATTGGTAACCCAAAAGCCGTATTGTTATTTACCGCTATTTTTCCTCAGCTGCTTGATCTTAGTCAGCCTGTTCCTATGCAGTTTTTCTGGATGGGATTAACCTTCTGCGGTACAGAATTTATCGCGGCTTATGTTTATGCCATGAGTGGAAAACAAATTCGACGTTTGATTCGAAGTCCTAAAGGCATGAAAAATCTTAATCGCGGCATGGGGAGTGTATTTGTTGCTGCGAGTGCTTTTTTAGCAACGGCAACGCGTTCTTAAGGGCAATATTCTTTCTTGAACTCAATAAAAAAGGTGGTCGCATTGACCACCTTTTTTACATTGTACTAAGTAACAGTGCTTAGCTGTGTTCTTTCAAGAACTCTTCGCTTAGGTATAGCTCTTCGTTACTATTCACTTTTACGTCACGGCTTAGAATCATTTTCGCGATTTCTTGCGCTTCTTCTAGGGAGTGCATTTCGTAAGTGCCGCACTGATATTCGTTAAGCTCTGGAATATCGGCTTTGGCTTTCACTTGTAATACATCTTCCATTGCCGCTTTCCAAGAAGCTGCAACGGTGCTTTCAGAAGGTGTGCCGATCAAGCTCATATAGAAACCTGTACGGCAACCCATTGGCGAAATATCGATGATTTCGACGTTGTTACTATTTAGGTGCTCACGCATGAAGCCAGCAAATAAATGCTCTAGTGTATGAATACCTTTCTCTGAAAGAATTTCTTCATTTGGTACGCAGAAGCGTAAATCAAAGACTGTGATGTCATCACCCTTAGGTGTAGACATGGATTTAGCAACACGTACTGCTGGTGCATCCATACGAGTGTGATCGACACGAAAACTGTCTAGTAATGGCATAAAAACTCCCCTGCTTAGCTCAACGAAATTATCGTTGCTGTATAAATGTTGATATCAATTGCCACTATTGTACATGAAGTTTTGAATCTTTGATTGGGCTTTTTGGTGACTTCAAGTATTCATAGCTAAGAGCTAAGCAAAAAGCGATAACAGCGAATAACATGCCTTGACCAATGAAAAGTACCATGAAGCTACAGCTTATTAAGGCAATAACGGCCAGCACTTGAATTGCTCGATTAACCAGCTTGAATGCAGCAATGCAGGTGAGTGTGTAAATGAGCAAAAAGCTACCGTTTGTCATTTCA from Marinomonas rhizomae harbors:
- a CDS encoding LysE family translocator, encoding MTLSIWLATAPLLMLLSLGPGPNNFTAMHNGMQVGATKAVIAVVGRNLAFSILMLVSALGLGAIIVSSTFWFSVIKWFGVAYLFYVGIKTWRSAAMVLEEHESEEGTKAKRGHLARMRQEFLVAIGNPKAVLLFTAIFPQLLDLSQPVPMQFFWMGLTFCGTEFIAAYVYAMSGKQIRRLIRSPKGMKNLNRGMGSVFVAASAFLATATRS
- the luxS gene encoding S-ribosylhomocysteine lyase, yielding MPLLDSFRVDHTRMDAPAVRVAKSMSTPKGDDITVFDLRFCVPNEEILSEKGIHTLEHLFAGFMREHLNSNNVEIIDISPMGCRTGFYMSLIGTPSESTVAASWKAAMEDVLQVKAKADIPELNEYQCGTYEMHSLEEAQEIAKMILSRDVKVNSNEELYLSEEFLKEHS